One segment of Synchiropus splendidus isolate RoL2022-P1 chromosome 4, RoL_Sspl_1.0, whole genome shotgun sequence DNA contains the following:
- the arid2 gene encoding AT-rich interactive domain-containing protein 2, protein MANSTGKNLPDQRRKGQAFLDELRQFHQSRGSPFRKIPIVGGKELDLSALYYRVVSLGGFAKVSDKNLWTELGEEFNFPRSCSNAAFALKQYYLRYLEKYEKVHHFGEDDDEAQQGNPKASLPIGAIPSSYNYQQHVVSDYLRQSYGLSTDLVPPCDYNKLVLSLLSGLPNEVDFAVNVCTLLSNESKHAMQLDKDPKLVTLLLAHAGVFDDSLGSFSVVFGMDWKEKTTRDFVGFWREVVTDSEVRELIWDKTGPAQDGTLSAERWSSLFHPPRNLGISDMEAQRVLQIAVILRNLSFEEANVKLLAANRTCLRFLLLCAHCNLISLRQLGLDTLGNVAAELQLDPVDFRTTHLIFHTITKCLISRDRFLKMRAMEILGNLSKVEDNSVLICEYVDQESYREVILLLTLPDLMLLMASLEVLYLLAQLGEIPCSKIASVDRSIDLLVRLVSVDLHTFGPDALTAVRLIEHQANAEQAAEVRPQLVEQVPAAVPGAAAPATVTRVQAPSTQPQPPPGIVELDGEKFTLQWLNAHFETNQEGTVSRSEMYTEYLTTCSKMGRSNILNSTGFLKCLRTVFPNHTMRRHDDPKANGQLQILLVGLRRRSIPLPIQLYYQQQQNAGAATSSAVRPEAPGDPQAPPPAGLPPGLGPQLNRAAAAIPAGTSPSMAFAAQESPNNASPSTVPHHPAPTHVPPQLPPNPQAPVQQQVRPGPVVQVPSPAAPATQNHSPQNPVVAMPPQQHSPMLPTGTPVTLFQQVPPGHILTARVQGVCPPITQHHQGALPMVESHCGVTVSAPSSTQVGASTASAIPNSQGSRGVYQNIAPKPEPNQSGGPAAALNQQPQQSVVIVSPNPQQNPVYTPAIHQIVLTNPSVIPSAQTIQLAGQPGAVSSPCPTANTPIQPNQTVSQALSVKRHQQQQQQQQPLQIITQSPPPQPTSTESSLIKQLLLPKRGPSTPGGKLILPAPQVPPPNSTIAPSPQVIYQTGYSTQGASPQTQQLNVQLVPGQLPAAPSPGLQAVQLLPGPLISTSSPGAATIIQAPAAAGQVTFTVVPNTGFTTTTAAVVSQGAVAPGAGVPPPSFSTGSTPQHNPASSPPPPPPQTPPLRGDKIICQKEEEAKDATGLHIHERKIEVMENSSLADEDTSNGKTSNGDVVPGAKLLNGRKCVESDLPPYHSGNSQGALNGPARDSPPNGKQALSPGTETPQEGIPDSKKTLVNGVCDFDRCDSGGNLNKNIPNHIASKQYLGNGEVDPSERSHSSNPTLPPSPQQDTAKAQQAERLPNGPQTAGNKPLSELSNGPLGPGHSVPVQRLPNYSHPSPHTVTSQSVTSSPTNGVASDSRSLKRPAESEDRVTAPSGIPNKVGVRIITISDPNNAGSSSTMVAVPAGTDPSTVAKVAIENATQQQRNCSPTVPSPPPVNQPAPAGNLSPQLPSQQNPAGAPEPVRKPGQNFKCLWKSCKRWFETPAQVFYHAATQHGDKDVYGGHCQWEGCDPFPRQRLSFITHLQDKHCSREALLAALKQEEQQAQSPNQSSSQSPPAAGSTPAQRAPKAIVNHPSAALMALRRGSRNLVFRDFTDEKEGPVTKHIRLTAALTLKNIAKHSDCGRMLVKRHETHLSVLALSNMEVSTTLAKCLYELTRSLQA, encoded by the exons ATACTTGGAGAAGTACGAAAAAGTCCACCACTTTggcgaggatgatgatgaagctcAGCAGGGGAACCCCAAAGCCTCTCTTCCAATCGGTGCAATCCCCAGCTCCTACAACTACCAGCAACATGTCGTGTCAG ACTATCTCCGCCAAAGCTATGGATTGTCTACGGACCTTGTTCCGCCATGTGACTACAACAAACTGGTGCTGTCTCTACTCTCGGGCCTACCCAATGAAGTGGACTTCGCCGTCAATGTTTGCACACTGCTCTCCAACGAGAGCAAGCATGCCATGCAGCTGGACAAGGACCCCAAACTGGTCACACTGCTGCTGGCCCATGCTGGCGTCTTTGACGATT CACTCGGCAGCTTCTCTGTGGTATTTGGGATGGACTGGAAGGAGAAAACAACCCGGGACTTTGTTGGG ttctgGAGGGAAGTTGTGACAGACTCGGAAGTCAGGGAGCTGATATGGGACAAAACCGGACCAGCACAAG ATGGTACACTGAGTGCAGAGCGATGGTCGAGCCTCTTCCATCCACCCCGGAATCTGGGGATAAGCGACATGGAAGCTCAGCGCGTACTGCAGATTGCCGTCATCTTGCGAAACCTCTCTTTCGAAGAGGCTAACGTCAAGTTGCTGGCGGCCAACCGAACGTGcctgcgcttccttctgctcTGTGCCCACTGTAACCTCATCTCACTCAGACAGCTTGGACTCGACACGTTGGGCAACGTGGCAGCTGAG CTTCAGCTGGACCCTGTTGACTTTCGAACAACCCATCTGATTTTTCACACCATCACCAAATGCTTAATCTCCAGGGACCGGTTTCTTAAAATGAGAG CCATGGAGATCCTAGGCAACCTCAGCAAAGTGGAGGACAACAGCGTGCTCATCTGCGAGTATGTGGACCAAGAGTCATATCGGGAGGTGATCCTGCTCCTCACCCTCCCAGACCTCATGCTCCTCATGGCCTCCTTGGAAGTTCTGTACCTATTGGCTCAGTTGGGAGAGATTCCTTGCAGCAAGATCGCCTCTGTGGACCGGAGCATAG ACCTACTTGTGCGGTTAGTATCGGTGGATCTTCACACTTTTGGGCCAGATGCTCTAACGGCAGTGCGGTTAATTGAGCACCAGGCCAACGCAGAGCAGGCAGCCGAGGTTCGGCCACAGCTGGTGGAGCAGGTCCCTGCTGCTGTGCCTGGAGCGGCCGCACCTG CTACAGTAACAAGAGTTCAGGCTCCGTCCACACAACCACAACCGCCACCAGGAATAGTCGAACTAGACGGAGAGAAATTTACACTGCAATG GCTTAATGCACACTTCGAGACAAACCAAGAGGGCACAGTGTCTCGATCGGAAATGTACACAGAGTACCTGACCACCTGCAGCAAAATGGGTCGAAGTAATATTTTGAACTCCACCGGCTTCCTCAAATGTCTACG GACTGTGTTTCCCAATCATACAATGCGACGGCATGATGATCCCAAGGCAAACGGCCAGCTTCAGATCCTCTTAGTCGGGCTACGCCGGAGGTCGATACCCTTGCCCATCCAGCTGTACTATCAGCAGCAACAGAATGCAGGTGCAGCGACATCATCAGCCGTTCGGCCTGAAGCACCGGGAGATCCCCAAGCTCCTCCCCCCGCAG GCTTGCCTCCTGGACTGGGACCACAGCTGAatcgagcagcagcagcgatcCCTGCTGGTACTTCTCCTTCTATGGCCTTCGCTGCACAGGAAAGTCCCAACAATGCGAGCCCGTCGACTGTTCCCCACCACCCTGCTCCCACGCATGTGCCTCCACAGTTGCCACCAAATCCTCAGGCGCCAGTGCAGCAACAAGTGCGACCAGGTCCCGTGGTTCAGGTCCCATCGCCTGCAGCACCTGCCACCCAAAACCACAGTCCTCAGAATCCTGTCGTGGCCATGCCTCCTCAGCAGCACTCACCGATGCTCCCCACAGGAACACCTGTCACGCTTTTTCAGCAGGTACCGCCAGGTCACATACTGACCGCGAGGGTGCAGGGTGTGTGCCCGCCAATCACCCAGCACCACCAGGGAGCTCTGCCCATGGTGGAGAGTCATTGTGGTGTCACTGTATCTGCACCCTCTTCTACGCAAGTTGGAGCCAGTACAGCGTCGGCCATCCCCAATTCCCAAGGTTCTCGTGGGGTTTATCAGAATATTGCCCCCAAGCCAGAGCCAAACCAGTCAGGTGGACCAGCAGCTGCGCTAAACCAGCAACCTCAGCAGAGTGTAGTCATTGTTAGTCCCAACCCTCAGCAGAACCCAGTCTACACCCCTGCCATACATCAGATAGTTCTCACCAACCCGTCTGTCATTCCCAGTGCCCAGACGATTCAGCTCGCAGGACAGCCTGGAGCTGTGTCAAGTCCCTGCCCCACAGCCAACACCCCCATCCAGCCCAATCAGACTGTCAGTCAAGCATTGTCCGTTAAAcgacatcagcagcagcaacagcagcaacaaccaCTCCAAATTATCACGCAgtcacctcctcctcagcctacctccacagagtccagctTGATCAAACAATTATTGCTTCCAAAGCGCGGGCCTTCAACGCCGGGAGGCAAGCTCATACTGCCTGCTCCACAGGTGCCCCCGCCCAACAGTACTATCGCGCCCAGTCCTCAGGTCATCTATCAGACTGGCTACAGCACCCAAGGTGCTTCTCCTCAGACACAGCAGCTTAACGTTCAGCTGGTTCCAGGTCAGCTTCCAGCTGCTCCCAGCCCAGGCCTCCAAGCAGTTCAGCTCTTACCTGGACCTCTTATTTCCACAAGCAGTCCAGGGGCAGCTACCATCATCCAGgcacctgcagctgctggtcaAGTCACATTTACTGTCGTCCCCAACACTGGCTTCACCACGACCACCGCTGCTGTCGTCAGTCAGGGTGCGGTAGCCCCTGGTGCTGGTGTTCCCCCACCTTCATTCTCCACTGGATCCACGCCGCAGCATAACCCTGCATCTTCtccgccaccaccaccaccgcagACGCCTCCTCTCAGAGGGGACAAGATCATCtgtcaaaaagaagaagaggcaaAGGACGCGACAGGACTACACATCCACGAGAGGAAGATTGAGGTGATGGAAAATTCCTCTTTAGCGGACGAAGACACGTCGAACGGTAAAACGAGTAATGGAGATGTCGTGCCAGGTGCCAAGCTGCTGAACGGTAGAAAGTGTGTGGAGTCTGATCTACCTCCTTACCACTCAGGGAACAGCCAGGGGGCGCTGAATGGCCCCGCTAGGGACAGTCCTCCTAATGGAAAGCAGGCCTTGTCCCCTGGCACCGAGACCCCTCAGGAGGGAATCCCTGACTCTAAAAAGACTCTTGTTAATGGGGTTTGTGACTTTGATCGGTGTGACAGTGGTGGCaacttgaacaaaaacattccaAATCACATTGCTTCCAAACAGTACTTGGGGAATGGAGAGGTGGATCCATCTGAGAGAAGTCACAGCTCAAACCCTACTCTTCCTCCGTCGCCCCAGCAGGACACTGCCAAAGCCCAGCAGGCTGAGCGCTTGCCCAATGGACCCCAGACAGCTGGCAACAAGCCCCTCTCGGAATTATCCAATGGACCTTTGGGGCCAGGCCACTCTGTACCAGTTCAAAGACTTCCTAATTACTCCCACCCCTCCCCACATACTGTTACCTCCCAGAGTGTCACCTCTTCGCCCACGAATGGTGTGGCCTCAGACTCACGAAGCCTGAAGAGGCCAGCAGAGAGCGAAGATCGTGTCACGGCACCGTCTGGGATCCCCAACAAAGTGGGAGTGCGGATTATTACCATCAGTGACCCCAACAACGCCGGCAGCAGTTCCACCATGGTGGCAGTGCCGGCAGGGACAGACCCAAGCACAGTAGCCAAAGTAGCAATAGAGAACgccacgcagcagcagaggaactgCTCG CCAACAGTCCCCTCTCCACCCCCTGTGAACCAGCCTGCCCCTGCTGGTAACCTCAGCCCACAACTCCCCTCACAGCAGAACCCTGCTGGAGCACCCGAACCGGTCAGGAAACCCGGGCAGAACTTCAAGTGTCTGTGGAAGTCCTGTAAACG GTGGTTTGAAACACCAGCTCAGGTGTTTTACCATGCGGCGACGCAACACGGTGACAAAGATGTCTATGGGGGCCACTGTCAGTGGGAGGGCTGTGACCCATTTCCTCGACAAAGACTTTCCTTCATTACACATCTACAG GATAAACACTGTTCTCGTGAAGCTTTGCTGGCTGCTCTCAaacaagaggagcagcaggctcAGAGTCCCAATCAGTCTAGCTCCCA GTCTCCGCCAGCAGCAGGCAGCACGCCTGCACAGCGAGCTCCGAAAGCAATTGTCAATCATCCGAGTGCAGCTCTTATGGCCCTTCGAAGAGGCTCTCGAAACCTGGTCTTCAGAGACTTTACG GATGAGAAAGAGGGACCAGTGACCAAACACATAAGACTTACGGCTGCCTTAACGCTAAAGAACATCGCCAAGCACTCCGACTGTGGTCGCAT GTTGGTAAAGAGGCATGAGACACACCTCTCTGTCCTGGCACTGAGCAACATGGAGGTTTCCACGACGCTAGCCAAATGCCTTTATGAACTGACACGCTCGCTCCAGGCTTGA
- the scaf11 gene encoding protein SCAF11 codes for MTGAGSGDQGPPDGTDVEEAERCPICLGILGSAELAIPDSCRHVFCLRCLVTWAELQLVPSCPVDRQPFTNVYRWDGDLGCVQVPVTKRVSESDGDSCFCKKAKQKVCLKQKPGRPQCQKSKASFCPKTKGLVRKCNEEDPTPLSRKRVRGSECCTWFPLASLTATQEVFEPVWVPEDVSYDSGLQLCKPIPQECPWLSLAPPITTSGPFRSHFHPAHQHHSSFSFGLSTSRPLFASRRFAFQGVICAITCPKGGEKRGGRASNTKAAPKKKESVPARRSGRNSKSQEEPPTTEPSSPSQHSASDSDSSNSQPSKSGRAGPVPAKRKGKRVTNRKASGKRKAPLKKKNSSPEIVESPEASDDHETTENDEEVNTENDDEEDDDDDDNNIDAQLELSNSEPKPLSDSEESIDADQEVSLSTGERKIAESPSNDVGTEEEPANTLEEDPDEDERPTSCASDSPPSRPSSCSEGAPSDEEVDPDKPGYAEENVSQSPTDSPRTPLDLLKSPNCEKTSDQEDAMETCEPLEHHYEDKSLQELAHESCETPPQATFLFAEQQSEETSQQDGKDDAPTETPTDSEKEATECPRDKDASLSGDDTNVVPMDCSSPTSDHEDSVPQEQLITDPPPAPGLPATGDKTSDQQEMDKSHDTKNGKPRRSRFHSPTATWSPKRESRRESSRRSRSRSRERDSSRSSRARSRDRDADRDFSRRDRSRERRRRRSRSRSRSRSRSRSRSRSRTRTYRRSPERAASKERSPLRKDFRGGWKSRQGSGNGGESRRHHGGAGRFENGAPSETSPNRQSWSENPDWVTDKSRGEGEGRNQDSGLSSSSQWEERGHRGNSRGRGSRGGFERGRGAGRGGNRGFFNQQEDAGDSRWQSRSSFSGTGNNSGNDSYSRFNENRGGGGRRKDSEHGDSMLDRSGWSSASSWAVRRTLPADVRDYYSKRERGGPGGWNRQEEETPAADPPKTDAATPAVPGNAPVPVLSAMPPPPHPPAQMNVVHHFPVQPPRGPLPVSLQPAAPYAMPPQVPLHLHPAVPLLQVPAVGAQGLPPPPPPPPPMQQGSQTVAAQLESHTTQMTVGFGKPGLLPTPTKAGVAMATQSHQQATQPLPSSTTQPLQHNKADSSKKEKKQQIQEKAINEVKMAIKPYYQKKEISKEEYKEIVRKAVEKVCHSKSGEVNSGKVANLVKAYVDKYKRARKK; via the exons ATGACTGGAGCTGGAAGTG GTGACCAGGGTCCTCCTGATGGGACAGATGTTGAGGAGGCTGAAAGATGTCCGATTTGTTTGGGCATTCTGGGGAGTGCTGAGCTCGCCATACCTGATAGCTGCCGCCATGTTTTCTGCCTCAGATGTTTGGTCACCTGGGCTGAG ttaCAGTTGGTTCCCTCCTGCCCAGTGGATAGACAACCTTTCACCAATGTTTACAGATGGGATGGTGACCTTGGCTGTGTCCAG gttcctGTGACAAAGCGAGTGTCAGAATCAGATGGAGACTCTTGCTTCTGTAAAAAGGCTAAACAAAAAGTTTGTCTCAA acaaaaacCTGGAAGACCACAATGTCAAAAGTCAAAGGCGTCATTTTGTCCCAAAACAAAAGGCCTTGTTAGAAAAT GCAATGAGGAAGACCCCACGCCACTCAGCAGAAAAAGG GTGAGAGGGTCCGAATGCTGCACATGGTTTCCACTTGCTTCCTTAACGGCCACACAGGAAGT TTTTGAGCCTGTTTGGGTACCAGAAGATGTGTCGTATGATTCTGGTTTACAGTTGTGCAAACCAATCCCTCAAGAATGTCCCTGGCTGTCACTGGCTCCCCCCATCACTACCAGTGGCCCATTCAG GTCACACTTTCATCCTGCTCATCAACATCATAGCTCATTTAGTTTTGGACTCTCTACCTCCAGGCCCTTGTTTGCATCCAGGCGTTTTG CGTTCCAGGGTGTCATCTGCGCCATCACTTGTCCAAAGGGTGGAGAGAAAAGAGGAGGTAGAGCCTCAAACACCAAAGCTGCCCCCAAAAAGAAAGAGTCTGTTCCTGCTAGACGATCTGGGCGCAACAGTAAATCCCAGGAAGAGCCTCCTACCACGGAACCCTCATCTCCGTCGCAGCACAGTGCGTCAGACTCAGACTCTTCAAACAGTCAGCCAAGCAAGTCAGGCCGAGCTGGGCCGGTGCCAGCTAAGAGGAAGGGCAAACGGGTGACTAACAGAAAGGCCAGCGGGAAAAGGAAAGCACccctcaaaaagaaaaacagctccCCTGAAATAGTTGAAAGTCCCGAAGCCAGCGACGACCATGAGACCACAGAGAATGACGAGGAGGTCAACACGgagaatgatgatgaagaagatgatgacgatgacgacaACAACATTGACGCTCAGCTGGAGCTCAGCAACTCTGAGCCGAAGCCGCTGTCAGACTCAGAAGAAAGTATTGACGCAGATCAGGAGGTGTCACTCTCAACTGGGGAGCGGAAAATTGCTGAGTCCCCTAGTAATGATGTGGGAACTGAAGAGGAACCAGCTAACACACTAGAAGAGGACCCTGATGAAGATGAAAGGCCAACATCCTGTGCCTCAGATTCTCCTCCATCCAGGCCAAGTTCATGCTCAGAAGGTGCACCAAGCGATGAAGAGGTGGACCCAGACAAACCAGGATACGCTGAAGAAAATGTCTCGCAGTCACCCACTGACTCGCCGCGCACCCCTTTAGACCTACTGAAGTCTCCGAACTGTGAGAAGACTAGTGACCAGGAGGATGCCATGGAGACCTGTGAACCGCTGGAACACCACTATGAAGACAAATCACTGCAAGAGCTCGCACATGAATCCTGTGAGACTCCTCCCCAAGCCACTTTCTTGTTTGCAGAACAGCAGTCAGAAGAGACCTCACAACAGGATGGAAAAGATGATGCTCCGACAGAAACACCCACTGATTCTGAAAAAGAGGCAACTGAATGTCCGAGAGACAAGGATGCAAGTCTCTCAGGAGATGACACTAATGTTGTCCCGATGGACTGTAGTTCGCCTACCAGTGACCATGAAGACAGTGTTCCTCAAGAGCAACTGATAACTGAcccacctcctgctcctggaCTGCCAGCCACAGGAGACAAGACCAGTGACCAGCAGGAAATGGACAAAAGTCACGACACAAAGAATGGGAAGCCGCGACGTTCCCGATTCCACTCACCAACCGCCACCTGGTCACCCAAGAGAGAATCCAGGCGAGAATCCTCCAGGCGATCTCGGTCACGATCAAGGGAgcgtgacagcagccgttcctCTCGCGCTCGCAGCCGGGACAGAGATGCTGACAGAGACTTTTCCAGAAGGGATCGTAGCCGGGAGCGGAGGAGGCGACGGTCCAGGAGCCGCTCCAGATCAAGATCCcgctccaggtccaggtccaggtccaggacGAGAACATACAGACGTAGCCCTGAGAGAGCAGCCTCCAAAGAGCGGTCTCCTCTGAGGAAGGACTTTCGGGGTGGGTGGAAATCCAGGCAGGGCAGTGGGAATGGAGGGGAGAGTCGGAGGCATCATGGAGGCGCTGGTCGCTTTGAAAATGGTGCCCCAAGTGAAACTTCGCCAAATCGCCAGAGTTGGTCGGAAAATCCAGACTGGGTCACCGACAAGAGCCGTGGCGAGGGTGAAGGCAGGAACCAGGACTCGGGGCTGAGCAGCAGTTCTCAGTGGGAGGAGCGCGGACACAGGGGGAACTCTCGTGGTCGCGGGAGTCGCGGAGGGTTTGAACGCGGTCGTGGCGCTGGACGTGGTGGCAACCGGGGCTTCTTCAACCAGCAGGAGGATGCTGGCGACAGCCGCTGGCAGTCCAGGAGCAGCTTCTCAGGTACTGGAAACAATTCAGGGAACGACTCATACAGCCGCTTCAACGAGAACAGAGGCGGTGGCGGTCGGAGAAAGGACTCTGAGCACGGGGACTCCATGCTGGACAGGTCCGGCTGGTCCTCCGCCTCCAGCTGGGCCGTCAGGAGGACTCTACCGGCAGACGTGCGGGATTATTACTCCAAGAGGGAGAGAGGTGGCCCAGGAGGGTGGAACcgacaggaggaggagacgccAGCCGCCG ATCCTCCCAAAACGGACGCTGCCACTCCAGCCGTCCCTGGAAATGCTCCGGTGCCAGTGCTGAGTGCCATGCCTCCCCCGCCTCACCCTCCTGCTCAGATGAATGTGGTTCACCACTTTCCTGTGCAGCCACCACGCGGCCCTCTGCCAGTCAGCCTGCAGCCGGCGGCGCCGTACGCTATGCCCCCCCAGGTTCCTCTGCACCTTCACCCTGCCGTCCCGCTACTGCAGGTGCCTGCAGTTGGAGCCCAGGGgctgcctcctccaccccctccgCCTCCCCCGATGCAGCAAGGCAGCCAGACGGTGGCGGCTCAGCTTGAAAGCCACACGACCCAG ATGACTGTGGGTTTTGGGAAGCCCGGGCTGCTACCCACTCCAACCAAAGCAGGCGTGGCCATGGCCACCCAGAGCCACCAACAGGCCACCCAGCCACTCCCATCGTCCACCACGCAGCCGCTCCAGCATAACAAGGCCGACAGCTCTAAGAAGGAGAAG AAACAACAGATCCAGGAGAAAGCTATTAATGAAGTGAAGATGGCCATCAAGCCCTACTACCAAAAGAAGGAA